One Actinospica robiniae DSM 44927 genomic region harbors:
- a CDS encoding rhomboid family intramembrane serine protease, which produces MSSNTMVLRGRSAFYSVRTALAVTLATLAAIWAVQGFNAADGYRLDGSFGLVARQLGSLPHIIAVPFLHASMEHIESNTVPLAVTTFLVALDGLRRWANVTALIVLLGGIGYWLLGPSGVAVVGASGLIFGYLGYLVARGFFAHSVWQAVWQIVLGVLVALYYQWTLVLLYPSAEVTAMHISWQGHLTGLLGGIGAAILLGRRPVQQDPGLPTPPAAPSFPAPYL; this is translated from the coding sequence ATGTCGTCGAACACGATGGTGCTGCGCGGAAGGTCAGCGTTCTACAGCGTGCGCACCGCGCTCGCGGTGACGCTGGCCACGCTGGCGGCGATCTGGGCGGTGCAGGGGTTCAACGCGGCCGACGGCTATCGGCTGGACGGATCCTTCGGCCTGGTCGCACGTCAGCTGGGCAGCCTGCCGCACATCATCGCGGTGCCGTTCCTGCACGCCTCGATGGAGCACATCGAGAGCAACACGGTCCCGTTGGCGGTCACCACCTTCCTGGTCGCGCTGGACGGGCTACGCCGGTGGGCGAACGTCACCGCCCTGATCGTGCTGCTCGGCGGCATCGGCTACTGGCTGCTCGGCCCCTCCGGCGTGGCCGTCGTCGGTGCCAGCGGGCTGATCTTCGGCTATCTCGGCTACCTGGTGGCCCGCGGGTTCTTCGCGCACTCGGTCTGGCAGGCCGTCTGGCAGATCGTGCTCGGCGTGCTCGTCGCGCTCTACTACCAGTGGACGCTCGTCCTGCTCTACCCCTCCGCCGAGGTCACCGCGATGCACATCTCGTGGCAGGGCCACCTGACCGGACTGCTCGGCGGCATCGGCGCGGCGATCCTGCTCGGGCGCAGGCCGGTTCAGCAGGATCCCGGCCTGCCCACCCCGCCGGCGGCCCCGTCGTTCCCCGCGCCGTACCTCTGA
- a CDS encoding purine-nucleoside phosphorylase: protein MTEETISEHPREAAARAAKRLVDLLGGVPDLALVMGSGWVPAADALGETEAEFSVTQLPGFTAAAALGHAGKIRGVRLAESGKLAAVFLGRTHFYEGHGVAKVVHGVRTVAAAGCRTVVLTNGCGGINADYVVGQPVLISDHLNLTARSPITGANFVDLTDLYSRRLRALCREVDPSLVEGVYAQLTGPHYETPAEIKMLRTLGADLVGMSTVLEAIAAREAGMEVLGISLVTNAAAGMTGHPLSAQEVIDAGNAAASRMGVLLRDVLGRI, encoded by the coding sequence GTGACTGAGGAAACGATTTCCGAACACCCGCGTGAGGCGGCCGCCCGGGCCGCGAAGAGGCTCGTGGACCTGCTCGGCGGTGTGCCCGATCTGGCCCTGGTGATGGGCTCGGGCTGGGTGCCCGCGGCCGACGCGCTCGGGGAGACCGAGGCCGAGTTCAGCGTGACGCAGCTGCCCGGCTTCACCGCGGCCGCCGCGCTGGGCCACGCCGGCAAGATCAGGGGCGTGCGGCTGGCCGAGTCCGGCAAGCTCGCGGCCGTGTTCCTGGGTCGCACGCACTTCTACGAGGGGCACGGCGTGGCCAAGGTGGTGCACGGCGTGCGCACGGTCGCGGCGGCCGGATGCCGCACCGTCGTGCTCACCAACGGCTGCGGCGGCATCAACGCCGACTACGTCGTCGGGCAGCCGGTGCTCATCAGCGACCACCTGAACCTCACCGCGCGCTCGCCGATCACCGGCGCCAACTTCGTGGACCTGACCGATCTCTACTCCCGCCGCCTGCGCGCGCTGTGCCGCGAGGTCGACCCCTCGCTCGTCGAGGGCGTGTACGCGCAGCTGACCGGGCCGCACTACGAGACGCCGGCCGAGATCAAGATGCTGCGGACGCTCGGCGCCGACCTGGTCGGCATGAGCACCGTGCTCGAGGCGATCGCGGCGCGCGAAGCGGGTATGGAGGTGCTCGGCATCTCGTTGGTGACCAACGCCGCCGCCGGCATGACCGGCCATCCGCTGAGCGCGCAGGAAGTCATCGACGCCGGGAACGCCGCGGCGAGCCGGATGGGCGTGCTGCTGCGCGACGTCCTCGGCCGGATCTGA
- a CDS encoding Maf family protein, with protein MRFILASQSPARLAVLRAAGLAPEQIVSGVDEDAFRADSPAELALQLAIAKAQTVAAQAGAGAVVVGCDSVLDFEGDALGKPADLDDARQRWRRMRGKDGVLVTGHCVVDTRAGADPDVWRVAIDVNPTMVRFAEISDEELEAYLASEEPLHVAGAFTLDGLGGWFVESIVGDPSNVVGISLPLLRRLLNEVGVSVAELWRTHHV; from the coding sequence ATGCGTTTCATCCTCGCTTCCCAGTCCCCGGCTCGGCTCGCTGTGCTGCGCGCGGCGGGGCTGGCGCCGGAGCAGATCGTCAGCGGCGTCGACGAGGATGCGTTCCGCGCCGACTCGCCGGCGGAGCTCGCTCTGCAGCTGGCCATCGCCAAGGCGCAGACGGTGGCGGCGCAGGCGGGGGCGGGGGCGGTGGTCGTCGGGTGCGACTCGGTGCTGGACTTCGAGGGGGATGCGCTCGGTAAGCCCGCTGACCTGGACGACGCGCGGCAGCGGTGGCGGCGGATGCGGGGGAAGGACGGGGTGCTGGTCACCGGGCACTGCGTGGTGGACACGCGGGCGGGGGCTGATCCGGACGTCTGGCGGGTGGCCATCGACGTCAATCCCACCATGGTCCGCTTCGCCGAGATCTCGGACGAGGAGCTCGAGGCCTACCTTGCCAGCGAGGAGCCGCTGCACGTCGCGGGGGCGTTCACGCTGGACGGGCTCGGCGGCTGGTTCGTCGAGTCCATCGTGGGCGATCCGTCCAACGTCGTCGGCATCTCGCTGCCGCTGCTTCGTCGGCTGCTCAACGAGGTCGGGGTCTCGGTGGCAGAGCTCTGGCGGACGCATCACGTCTGA
- a CDS encoding NAD(P)H-quinone dehydrogenase, with amino-acid sequence MEHVTRIVIIGGGPGGYEAALVAARLGAQVTVVDRDGVGGAAVLTDCVPSKTLIATADVMTTIQDAPALGVDGGTVTTVDLARVNERVLALAAKQSEDITEDLVKAGVEIVRGFAKLAADGGGTVAVEVAAPDGEDLLLEADAVLLATGARPREMASAQPDGERILTWTQLYRLEELPAELIVVGSGVTGAEFAGAYQALGSQVTLVSSRDRVLPGEDEDAARVLEEVFQRRGMRVLGRSRAASAVREGDRVVVTLEDGRTVTGTHVLMAVGSLPNTEGLGLAEAGVQTTPSGHIVVDRVSRTTASNVYAAGDCTGLLALASVAAMQGRIAVYHALGEAVWPINLKRVSANIFTSPEIATVGRTTFNAESGDPRFDVVKLPLATNPRAKMLGFMDGFVKLYARPGSGTVLGGVIVAPRASELIHSVSMAVDLHLTVDQVASVFTVYPSLSGSIAEAARRLHSDHED; translated from the coding sequence ATAGAGCACGTGACTCGAATCGTGATCATCGGCGGCGGACCCGGCGGCTATGAGGCGGCGCTGGTGGCCGCCCGACTCGGCGCCCAGGTGACGGTGGTGGACCGGGACGGCGTCGGCGGCGCCGCGGTGCTCACCGACTGCGTTCCGTCCAAGACGCTGATCGCGACCGCCGACGTGATGACCACCATCCAGGACGCCCCCGCGCTCGGCGTCGACGGCGGCACCGTCACCACGGTGGACCTGGCCCGGGTCAACGAGCGGGTGCTCGCGCTGGCCGCCAAGCAGTCCGAGGACATCACCGAGGACCTGGTCAAGGCCGGGGTGGAGATCGTGCGCGGCTTCGCCAAGCTGGCCGCGGACGGCGGCGGCACCGTCGCGGTCGAGGTGGCCGCCCCGGACGGCGAGGACCTCCTGCTCGAGGCCGACGCGGTGCTGCTGGCCACCGGCGCCCGCCCGCGCGAGATGGCCTCGGCCCAGCCCGACGGCGAGCGCATCCTGACCTGGACTCAGCTCTACCGGCTCGAGGAGCTTCCGGCCGAGCTGATCGTGGTGGGCTCGGGCGTCACCGGCGCCGAGTTCGCCGGCGCCTACCAGGCCCTCGGCTCCCAGGTCACCCTGGTCTCCTCGCGCGACCGGGTGCTGCCCGGCGAGGACGAGGACGCCGCGCGGGTGCTCGAAGAGGTCTTCCAGCGCCGCGGCATGCGCGTGCTCGGCCGCTCCCGCGCCGCCTCGGCCGTGCGCGAGGGCGACCGCGTCGTGGTCACCCTCGAGGACGGGCGCACCGTCACCGGCACGCACGTGCTGATGGCCGTCGGCTCGCTGCCGAACACCGAGGGCCTCGGCCTGGCCGAAGCCGGGGTGCAGACCACGCCGTCCGGCCACATCGTGGTCGACCGCGTCTCGCGCACCACCGCCTCGAACGTCTACGCCGCCGGAGACTGCACCGGCCTGCTCGCGCTCGCCTCGGTCGCGGCGATGCAGGGCCGGATCGCGGTCTACCACGCGCTCGGCGAGGCGGTCTGGCCGATCAACCTCAAGCGGGTGTCCGCGAACATCTTCACCTCGCCGGAGATCGCCACCGTCGGGCGCACCACCTTCAACGCGGAGAGCGGGGACCCGCGCTTCGACGTGGTGAAGCTGCCGCTGGCCACGAACCCGCGGGCCAAGATGCTCGGTTTCATGGACGGCTTCGTCAAGCTCTACGCCCGCCCCGGCTCCGGCACCGTGCTCGGCGGTGTGATAGTCGCTCCGCGTGCCAGCGAGCTGATCCACTCCGTCTCGATGGCGGTGGACCTGCACCTGACGGTGGACCAGGTCGCCTCGGTGTTCACGGTCTACCCGTCGCTGTCCGGCTCCATCGCCGAGGCCGCGCGCCGGCTGCACAGCGACCACGAGGACTGA
- a CDS encoding polysaccharide deacetylase family protein, with the protein MTASRKPPTAAWSRRRVLRSLTLPTLPLPLLGLDGCSDSAAPAETAGGSGRGGSGRVGPAAAGRTPGAPHPQPHPATSGSASTTEPDSGSDSPDLRADGATPEVSQATRVSDVVALTFHGDGSPELANALLTEAERAGARLTVLAVGHWLARYPQMAERVLHGGHELGNHTENHLNIDHLPEAVAYSEIELCAKRLEKLTGSRGRWFRQSQGQHATPEVRAAAQRAGYTTLLSYDLDPLDYRDPGSNAVVHNVLSRIQGGDVVSMHLGHPGTVTALPLILDGLRQRGLRAVTASELFPISPSPTIVPS; encoded by the coding sequence GTGACTGCGTCCCGCAAACCCCCCACCGCCGCCTGGTCGCGGCGCAGGGTGCTGCGCTCGCTCACGCTGCCCACCCTGCCGCTTCCGCTGCTCGGGCTCGACGGGTGCAGCGACAGCGCCGCTCCGGCTGAGACTGCGGGCGGTTCGGGGCGCGGCGGTTCGGGGCGTGTCGGTCCGGCCGCGGCCGGGCGCACACCCGGCGCACCGCATCCGCAGCCGCACCCCGCAACCTCGGGGTCGGCCTCCACCACCGAACCGGATTCCGGTTCCGATTCGCCCGACCTGCGCGCCGACGGCGCCACGCCCGAGGTCTCGCAAGCGACCCGGGTGAGTGACGTGGTCGCGCTCACCTTTCACGGCGACGGGTCGCCCGAGCTCGCCAACGCCCTGCTGACGGAGGCGGAGCGGGCGGGGGCCAGGTTGACCGTGCTCGCGGTCGGGCATTGGCTCGCCCGCTATCCGCAGATGGCCGAGCGCGTCCTGCACGGCGGGCACGAGCTCGGCAATCACACCGAGAACCATCTCAACATCGACCATCTGCCGGAGGCGGTCGCCTACAGCGAGATCGAGCTCTGCGCGAAGCGGCTGGAGAAGCTCACCGGCTCGCGCGGGCGCTGGTTCCGGCAGTCGCAGGGGCAGCACGCCACGCCCGAGGTACGGGCGGCGGCGCAGCGGGCGGGGTACACCACCCTGCTCTCCTACGACCTCGATCCGCTGGACTACCGCGATCCCGGCAGCAACGCCGTCGTGCACAACGTGCTCTCCCGCATCCAGGGCGGGGACGTGGTGTCGATGCACCTCGGGCATCCGGGCACGGTCACCGCCCTGCCGCTGATCCTGGACGGCCTGCGCCAGCGGGGACTGCGCGCGGTGACCGCCTCCGAACTCTTCCCGATCTCGCCCTCACCCACCATCGTGCCCTCCTAG
- a CDS encoding phospho-sugar mutase produces MSETGETSEISELLGEIEAWMDQDPDEETRAELRGLLEGLLSSATNPSAYAELADRFDGTLEFGTAGLRGELGAGPNRMNRVVVTRAAAGLAAYLKANGHIDEPVVVGYDARKNSDVFARDTAEIMTGAGIRAQMLPRPLPTPVLAFAIRHLGACAGVMVTASHNPPRDNGYKVYLGDGSQITPPADSEIADAIAAVGPINSLPRGNGDGEGRDWETLDETLLEAYLNRAVGTVQTSDMDEDAALARRSALKVVSTAMHGVGGQVLLDAFERAGFPRPVPVAEQQEPDPTFHTVAFPNPEEPGAIDLALELAAAEDADLVVANDPDADRCAVAVPLPGGGWRMLRGDEVGGLLGEYLAEQYAAEADEDEAEAKVEPEERIFATSIVSSSLLGKIAAAHGLGYQETLTGFKWLAKVPGLAFGYEEALGYCVDPGGVRDKDGITAALMVAEYASKLKQSGRTLLEALADLDAKYGPHRTDQLSLRVQDLDVIARMMAALRQDPPKELGGLAVSRFEDLSQGAGGLPPTDGLRLSLEGGARVIIRPSGTEPKLKCYLEADSAERLAAIKESLQPLLEA; encoded by the coding sequence ATGAGTGAGACAGGCGAGACCTCCGAGATCTCCGAGCTGCTGGGCGAGATCGAGGCCTGGATGGATCAGGACCCTGACGAGGAGACCCGGGCCGAGCTGCGCGGGCTGCTGGAGGGGCTGCTGAGCTCGGCCACCAACCCGTCCGCGTACGCGGAGCTGGCCGACCGCTTCGACGGGACGCTCGAGTTCGGCACGGCCGGGCTGCGCGGCGAGCTCGGCGCGGGACCCAACCGGATGAACCGGGTCGTGGTCACCCGCGCCGCGGCCGGGCTGGCCGCGTACCTGAAGGCGAACGGGCACATCGACGAGCCGGTCGTGGTGGGCTACGACGCGCGGAAGAACTCGGACGTGTTCGCCCGGGACACCGCCGAGATCATGACCGGCGCGGGCATCCGCGCGCAGATGCTGCCGCGTCCGCTGCCGACGCCGGTGCTGGCCTTCGCGATCCGCCACCTCGGCGCGTGCGCCGGCGTCATGGTCACGGCGAGCCACAACCCGCCGCGGGACAACGGCTACAAGGTCTACCTGGGCGACGGGTCGCAGATCACCCCGCCCGCGGACAGCGAGATCGCCGACGCGATCGCCGCGGTGGGACCGATCAACTCGCTGCCGCGCGGCAACGGGGACGGCGAGGGCCGGGACTGGGAGACCCTCGACGAGACGCTGCTCGAGGCCTACCTGAACCGCGCCGTGGGCACGGTGCAGACCTCTGACATGGACGAGGACGCGGCGCTCGCACGCCGGTCCGCGCTCAAGGTCGTCTCCACCGCGATGCACGGCGTCGGCGGGCAGGTGCTGCTCGACGCCTTCGAGCGGGCCGGATTCCCGCGCCCGGTCCCGGTGGCGGAGCAGCAGGAGCCTGATCCGACCTTCCACACCGTGGCGTTCCCCAACCCGGAGGAGCCCGGCGCGATCGACCTGGCGCTGGAGCTCGCCGCGGCCGAGGACGCCGACCTGGTGGTGGCGAACGACCCGGACGCCGACCGCTGCGCCGTGGCGGTGCCGCTGCCCGGCGGCGGCTGGCGGATGCTGCGCGGCGACGAGGTGGGCGGGCTGCTCGGCGAGTACCTGGCCGAGCAGTACGCGGCCGAGGCGGACGAGGACGAGGCCGAGGCGAAGGTCGAGCCCGAGGAGCGGATCTTCGCCACCAGCATCGTCTCCTCCAGCCTGCTCGGGAAGATCGCGGCCGCGCACGGGCTCGGATATCAGGAGACGCTCACCGGCTTCAAGTGGCTGGCCAAGGTGCCCGGCCTGGCCTTCGGGTACGAGGAGGCGCTCGGCTACTGCGTCGACCCGGGCGGCGTGCGGGACAAGGACGGGATCACCGCGGCGCTGATGGTCGCCGAGTACGCCTCGAAGCTCAAGCAGTCCGGCCGCACGCTGCTCGAGGCGCTGGCCGACCTGGACGCGAAGTACGGCCCGCACCGCACCGACCAGCTCTCGCTGCGGGTGCAGGACCTGGACGTGATTGCGCGGATGATGGCCGCGCTGCGTCAGGACCCGCCGAAGGAGCTCGGCGGCCTGGCGGTGAGCCGGTTCGAGGACCTGTCGCAGGGTGCGGGCGGGCTGCCGCCGACGGACGGGCTGCGCTTGAGCCTTGAGGGCGGCGCGCGGGTGATCATCCGGCCGTCCGGGACCGAGCCGAAGCTCAAGTGCTACCTGGAGGCCGACTCGGCCGAGCGGCTGGCGGCGATCAAGGAGTCGCTGCAGCCGCTGCTGGAAGCCTGA
- a CDS encoding acetyl/propionyl/methylcrotonyl-CoA carboxylase subunit alpha: MHKVLIANRGEIAVRVARACKDAGIGSVAVYADPDRDALHVRVADEAYALGGATSGETYLAVDKLLDVAARAGADAVHPGYGFLSENAEFAQAVLDAGLTWIGPPPAAIRALGDKVAARHIAQRAGAPLVAGTPDPVADSHEVTAFAQQHGLPVAIKAAFGGGGRGLKVARTLEEIPELFDSAVREAVAAFGRGECFVERYLDRPRHVETQCLADTHGNVVVISTRDCSLQRRHQKLVEEAPAPYLSQAQTDELYRASKAILQEAGYVGAGTCEFLVGQDGTISFLEVNTRLQVEHPVSEEVAGIDLVREMFRIADGEPLGYHDPVLRGHAIEFRINGEDPGRGFLPAPGTVTTYRPPTGPGVRLDSGIEQGAQIGQNFDSLLAKLIITGRTRTEALERSRRALAEFELEGMATALTFHRAVVHDPAFAPTDPAQPFTVHTRWIETEFDNTIPPYPGPLGEPAEETGRETVTVEVGGKRIEVVLPAGLGLNAGTPTATGAKKAAKRAGTGAKKTAATGDALTSPMQGTIVKVAVEEGRQVEAGELIVVLEAMKMEQPLNAHKTGTIVGLTAEVGATVTAGATLCEIKD; this comes from the coding sequence GTGCATAAGGTGCTGATCGCGAACCGGGGCGAGATCGCCGTGCGGGTCGCTCGGGCCTGTAAGGACGCCGGTATCGGCAGCGTCGCGGTGTACGCGGACCCGGACCGCGACGCGCTGCACGTACGGGTCGCGGACGAGGCCTACGCGCTCGGCGGGGCGACCTCGGGCGAGACCTACCTCGCCGTGGACAAGCTCCTGGACGTCGCCGCACGCGCGGGCGCCGACGCCGTGCACCCCGGCTACGGGTTCTTGTCCGAGAACGCCGAGTTCGCCCAAGCCGTCCTCGACGCCGGCCTGACCTGGATCGGCCCGCCCCCCGCCGCGATCCGCGCCCTCGGCGACAAGGTCGCGGCCCGCCACATCGCCCAACGCGCCGGCGCCCCCCTGGTCGCCGGCACCCCCGACCCGGTCGCCGACAGCCACGAGGTCACCGCGTTCGCCCAGCAGCACGGACTACCCGTCGCGATCAAAGCCGCGTTCGGCGGCGGCGGACGCGGCCTGAAAGTCGCCCGCACCCTCGAGGAGATCCCCGAACTGTTCGACTCCGCCGTACGCGAAGCCGTCGCCGCGTTCGGCCGCGGCGAATGCTTCGTCGAGCGCTACCTCGACCGCCCCCGCCACGTCGAGACCCAATGCCTCGCCGATACCCACGGCAACGTCGTCGTCATCTCCACCCGCGACTGCTCCCTGCAACGCCGCCACCAGAAACTCGTCGAAGAAGCCCCCGCCCCCTACCTCAGCCAAGCCCAGACCGACGAGCTCTACCGCGCCTCCAAAGCCATCCTCCAAGAAGCCGGCTACGTCGGCGCCGGCACCTGCGAATTCCTCGTCGGCCAGGACGGGACCATCTCCTTCCTCGAAGTCAACACCCGCCTACAGGTCGAACACCCCGTCAGCGAAGAAGTCGCCGGCATCGACCTGGTGCGCGAGATGTTCCGCATCGCCGACGGCGAACCCCTCGGCTACCACGACCCCGTCCTGCGCGGACACGCCATCGAATTCCGCATCAACGGCGAAGACCCCGGCCGCGGCTTCCTACCCGCCCCCGGCACCGTCACCACCTACCGGCCCCCCACCGGACCCGGCGTCCGCCTGGACTCCGGCATCGAACAAGGCGCACAGATCGGCCAGAACTTCGACTCCCTGCTCGCCAAACTCATCATCACCGGCCGCACCCGCACCGAAGCACTCGAACGCTCCCGCCGCGCCCTGGCCGAATTCGAACTCGAGGGCATGGCCACCGCCCTCACCTTCCACCGCGCCGTCGTGCACGACCCCGCCTTCGCCCCCACCGACCCCGCCCAGCCCTTCACCGTCCACACCCGCTGGATCGAAACCGAGTTCGACAACACCATCCCCCCCTACCCAGGCCCCCTGGGCGAGCCCGCTGAGGAGACCGGACGCGAGACGGTCACCGTGGAGGTCGGCGGCAAACGCATCGAGGTCGTCCTGCCCGCAGGCCTCGGCCTAAACGCCGGCACCCCGACCGCCACCGGCGCGAAGAAAGCCGCCAAACGCGCCGGCACCGGCGCGAAGAAAACCGCCGCCACCGGCGACGCCCTGACCTCCCCCATGCAGGGCACCATCGTGAAAGTCGCCGTCGAAGAAGGCCGACAAGTCGAAGCCGGCGAACTGATCGTCGTCCTCGAGGCCATGAAGATGGAACAACCCCTCAACGCCCACAAAACAGGCACCATCGTCGGCCTGACCGCCGAAGTCGGCGCCACCGTCACCGCAGGCGCCACACTCTGCGAGATCAAAGACTGA
- a CDS encoding threonine/serine ThrE exporter family protein translates to MTGQGPESAWQDQMRALLRTNPSERPGEPRLETAPGAGDLESTGTHPQTPNVRRVLDLALRLGELLLASGEAAEDVEAGMLAVAHGFGLERCDVSVTFTLLTISHQATLADPAWTASRSVRRRGSDYTRLAAVHDLIRDVSANEVSVEEAYGRLLRIRRNRHPYPDWMLAASTSLLAGAASVLVGGHWTVFLSACAAALVGNQLSWWLATRGLPEFYQYVAAAMPAAAAAIALDLVHADVLSSAVITGGLFALLPGRALVAAVQDALTGFYITAAARLLEVLFIVIGIICGISLVLRAGIAFGIVLNPADTLVIPSRPFLQTLAAALLGLTFAVILQVRREVLGYAVVSAAFAWICDAGLRQAGLTQAVAVTVTSVLLGLGGQLIARRGVTSGLPFTIPGLVALLPGSATYLGVLFIVRGQTGLGFSQLFSAASVGLGLAVGVNLGGELARLILPARLGQIRRAGADFAVRARPVGSRVWFRR, encoded by the coding sequence GTGACAGGGCAGGGGCCGGAGAGCGCTTGGCAGGACCAGATGCGGGCCCTGCTGCGGACCAACCCGTCCGAGCGGCCGGGCGAACCGCGGCTCGAGACGGCGCCGGGCGCGGGGGACCTGGAGTCCACCGGCACCCATCCGCAGACGCCGAACGTGCGCCGGGTGCTCGATCTCGCGCTGCGGCTCGGCGAGCTGCTGCTGGCCTCCGGCGAGGCGGCCGAGGACGTCGAGGCCGGGATGCTCGCGGTGGCGCACGGGTTCGGGCTCGAACGCTGCGACGTGAGCGTCACCTTCACCCTGCTGACCATCTCGCACCAGGCCACGCTGGCCGATCCGGCCTGGACCGCCTCGCGCAGCGTGCGCCGGCGCGGCTCGGACTACACCCGGCTCGCCGCGGTGCACGACCTGATCCGGGACGTCAGCGCGAACGAGGTGTCGGTGGAGGAGGCGTACGGGCGGCTGCTGCGGATCCGGCGCAACCGGCACCCGTACCCGGACTGGATGCTCGCCGCGAGCACGTCGCTGCTCGCGGGCGCGGCCTCGGTGCTGGTCGGCGGGCACTGGACGGTCTTCCTCAGCGCCTGCGCGGCCGCCCTGGTGGGCAATCAGCTCTCCTGGTGGCTGGCCACCCGCGGACTGCCCGAGTTCTACCAGTACGTGGCGGCCGCGATGCCCGCCGCGGCCGCCGCGATCGCGCTAGACCTGGTCCACGCCGACGTCCTGTCCTCGGCCGTCATCACCGGCGGGCTCTTCGCCCTGCTCCCCGGCCGCGCCCTCGTCGCCGCCGTCCAGGACGCCCTCACCGGCTTCTACATCACCGCCGCCGCCCGGCTGCTCGAGGTCCTTTTCATCGTCATCGGCATCATCTGCGGGATCAGCCTCGTGTTGCGGGCCGGGATCGCCTTCGGCATCGTCCTCAACCCGGCCGACACCCTCGTCATCCCCTCCCGGCCCTTCCTGCAGACCCTCGCCGCCGCTCTGCTCGGGCTCACCTTCGCCGTCATCCTGCAGGTCCGCCGGGAGGTCCTCGGCTACGCCGTCGTCAGCGCCGCCTTCGCCTGGATCTGCGACGCCGGCCTGCGCCAGGCCGGGCTCACCCAGGCCGTCGCCGTCACCGTCACCAGCGTCCTGCTCGGGCTCGGCGGGCAGCTCATCGCCCGCCGCGGGGTCACCTCCGGACTGCCCTTCACCATCCCCGGGCTCGTCGCCCTGCTGCCCGGCTCCGCCACCTACCTCGGCGTCCTGTTCATCGTCCGCGGCCAGACCGGCCTCGGCTTCAGCCAGCTCTTCTCCGCCGCCTCGGTCGGGCTCGGCCTCGCCGTCGGGGTCAACCTCGGCGGAGAGCTCGCCCGGCTCATCCTGCCCGCCCGGCTCGGCCAGATCCGCCGGGCCGGGGCCGACTTCGCCGTCCGGGCCCGGCCCGTCGGCAGCCGAGTCTGGTTCCGGCGCTGA
- a CDS encoding MFS transporter, translating into MSRSLREDFGVLRHRDFRILLGDRLLAPLGFAFSLVGASFAVLDVTGSTADLSYVLAAQLAPSLVFMLFGGVAADRFRPQSVIIAANVLVALGEGVFGLLVLLHAANLPLMMVLEVCTGTGISLFWPASTALLPKIVPSDELQSANALSRLVMNGASMGGAAVAGVTVAAVGPGWALSVCGLAMLGTVPLLTSLQAQANIRPQDAPGVWHELREGWHEFRSLRWVWATVLEYLVINACWYGGLYVLGPAIARQHLGGPAAWGWLNAAFSVGLIVGGAAALRRMPKRPMLAVAGLPAAFGLSCLAIGELWPMWALLAVWAFAGVCNEFLVVSWNVSLARFVRPDRLARVSAYDGLGSTLAMPVGALAAGPLSAHLGAPHTELIAFIVTTVAVLATLALKDVWTMRLGDAPDWSTVEPEKVATYALARD; encoded by the coding sequence ATGTCCAGGTCCCTGCGCGAGGATTTCGGCGTGCTGCGGCACCGGGACTTCCGGATACTGCTCGGCGACCGCCTGCTGGCTCCGCTCGGCTTCGCCTTCTCGCTGGTGGGCGCTTCGTTCGCGGTGCTGGACGTGACCGGCTCGACCGCGGACCTCTCCTATGTGCTGGCCGCCCAGCTCGCCCCTTCGCTGGTCTTCATGCTCTTCGGCGGGGTGGCCGCGGACCGGTTCCGGCCGCAGTCGGTGATCATCGCCGCGAACGTGCTGGTGGCTCTCGGCGAGGGCGTCTTCGGCCTGCTGGTGCTGCTGCACGCGGCGAACCTGCCGCTGATGATGGTGCTCGAGGTCTGCACCGGCACCGGCATCTCGCTGTTCTGGCCGGCCTCGACGGCGCTGCTGCCGAAGATCGTGCCGTCGGACGAGCTGCAGTCGGCCAACGCGCTGTCCCGGCTGGTGATGAACGGCGCGTCGATGGGCGGCGCGGCCGTGGCCGGAGTGACGGTGGCGGCGGTCGGGCCGGGCTGGGCACTGTCCGTGTGCGGATTGGCCATGCTCGGCACGGTGCCGCTGCTGACCTCGCTGCAGGCGCAGGCCAACATCCGCCCCCAGGACGCGCCGGGCGTGTGGCACGAGCTGCGGGAGGGCTGGCACGAGTTCCGCTCGCTGCGCTGGGTGTGGGCGACAGTGCTCGAATACCTGGTGATCAACGCCTGCTGGTACGGCGGGCTGTACGTGCTCGGACCGGCGATAGCCCGGCAGCATCTGGGCGGGCCGGCCGCGTGGGGCTGGCTCAACGCGGCGTTCTCGGTGGGGCTGATCGTCGGCGGCGCGGCGGCGCTGCGGCGCATGCCGAAGCGGCCGATGCTCGCGGTGGCGGGGCTGCCGGCGGCCTTCGGCCTGTCCTGTCTGGCGATCGGGGAGCTGTGGCCGATGTGGGCGCTGCTCGCGGTCTGGGCGTTCGCCGGGGTGTGCAACGAGTTCCTGGTGGTGAGCTGGAACGTCTCGCTGGCCCGGTTCGTCCGGCCGGACCGGCTGGCCCGGGTCTCGGCGTACGACGGGCTCGGCTCCACCCTCGCGATGCCGGTCGGCGCGCTGGCCGCCGGGCCGCTCTCGGCGCATCTCGGCGCCCCGCACACCGAGCTGATCGCGTTCATCGTCACCACGGTGGCGGTGCTGGCGACGCTCGCGCTCAAGGACGTGTGGACGATGCGCCTCGGCGACGCGCCGGACTGGAGCACCGTCGAGCCGGAGAAGGTAGCGACGTATGCTCTAGCGCGTGACTGA